In one window of Deinococcus sonorensis KR-87 DNA:
- a CDS encoding alpha/beta hydrolase produces MTRQSSRPPPRLPLPPRVRFWLGLLLALVLGYLIALVQGAVVRPPLVIGQDAVPPSGPVQGVTSTLENQGGAFLDIKPGGAATTLLVYYPGGLVRPQAYEWLGRALAADGVQTVIPVFPLDLAVTGINRADALIRKFGAGKTVVIAGHSLGGAMAAQYARGHRDQLSGMILMGAYPAGNVNLKESRLPVLSLLAEQDGVAEPADVRDGLNRLPASAQLTVIPGAVHSFFGRYGAQRGDGLPTVTRAAAEAGILRAVRAFLATLPPPSGDAGHCARTSTASAVRSAMTSGHERVGAHERVAGAGGTSAACVMA; encoded by the coding sequence ATGACCCGCCAGAGCTCGCGCCCCCCTCCCCGCCTGCCCCTGCCGCCGCGGGTGCGCTTCTGGCTGGGGCTGCTGCTGGCCCTGGTCCTCGGCTACCTGATCGCGCTGGTGCAGGGTGCCGTCGTGCGCCCCCCGCTGGTGATCGGGCAGGACGCCGTGCCGCCCTCCGGTCCGGTACAGGGCGTGACGTCCACGCTGGAGAACCAAGGGGGCGCGTTTCTCGACATCAAGCCGGGCGGCGCGGCAACGACGCTGCTGGTCTACTACCCCGGCGGCCTGGTTCGCCCCCAGGCGTATGAATGGCTGGGCCGCGCCCTCGCCGCCGACGGCGTTCAGACGGTCATTCCGGTGTTTCCCCTGGATCTTGCGGTGACGGGCATCAACCGCGCCGACGCGCTCATCAGGAAGTTTGGCGCGGGCAAGACCGTGGTGATCGCGGGCCACTCCCTGGGTGGGGCCATGGCGGCGCAGTATGCCAGAGGGCATCGTGATCAGCTGAGCGGCATGATCCTGATGGGCGCGTATCCGGCCGGCAACGTGAACCTGAAGGAGAGCCGCCTTCCGGTGCTGTCGCTCCTGGCCGAGCAGGATGGGGTGGCGGAGCCCGCCGACGTGCGCGACGGCCTGAACCGCCTGCCGGCCAGCGCCCAGTTGACGGTCATTCCCGGCGCGGTTCACAGCTTCTTCGGGCGGTATGGAGCACAGCGAGGCGACGGTCTGCCCACGGTGACGCGCGCCGCGGCGGAAGCCGGGATTCTGCGTGCGGTCCGGGCGTTTCTGGCCACGCTGCCCCCTCCATCCGGTGACGCTGGCCATTGCGCACGGACCAGCACGGCCAGCGCTGTCCGCTCGGCAATGACGAGCGGCCACGAGAGGGTCGGCGCGCATGAACGCGTGGCGGGCGCCGGCGGCACCTCCGCCGCATGTGTAATGGCCTGA
- a CDS encoding carbohydrate ABC transporter permease: MTTTLPKTDVRDSSGTPRPRRRVNLPLLLAYLVLTVGIVVTLFPFMWMLLTSLKSFQELFNLRFLPEAPTLDNYRQVLLETKFIQWFANSLLVASVTTASVLFFDSMVGYTLAKFDFPGKTLIFILILSTLMIPTEMLVIPWFVGVSDLHLTRSVPGAYFSIMFPGLMSAFGVFLMRQFFETLPDDLLEAARIDGMSEFGIFWRIALPLVRPALASLAIFTFLGNWNAFLWPLIVIQNPEFRTLPVGTALFNGEAGTQWGLIMAASSLAVIPVLIVFAIFQKQIIEGIVLTGMKG; the protein is encoded by the coding sequence ATGACCACAACGCTCCCCAAGACCGACGTCCGGGACTCCAGCGGCACCCCGCGACCCCGCCGCCGCGTCAACCTCCCGCTGCTGCTGGCCTACCTGGTGCTGACCGTGGGTATCGTGGTCACGCTGTTTCCCTTCATGTGGATGCTGCTGACCAGCCTCAAGAGCTTCCAGGAACTGTTCAACCTCAGGTTCCTCCCCGAAGCCCCCACGCTGGACAACTACCGTCAGGTGCTGCTGGAAACCAAATTCATCCAGTGGTTCGCCAACAGCCTGCTGGTGGCCAGCGTCACGACCGCCAGCGTGCTGTTCTTCGACTCCATGGTGGGCTACACCCTGGCCAAGTTCGATTTCCCCGGCAAAACCCTGATCTTCATCCTGATCCTGTCCACCCTGATGATTCCCACCGAGATGCTGGTCATCCCCTGGTTCGTGGGCGTCAGTGACCTTCACCTGACCCGCAGCGTCCCCGGCGCGTACTTCTCGATCATGTTCCCAGGGTTGATGAGTGCCTTCGGGGTGTTCTTGATGCGCCAGTTCTTCGAGACGCTGCCCGATGACCTGCTGGAAGCCGCCCGCATCGACGGCATGAGCGAGTTCGGGATCTTCTGGCGCATCGCCCTGCCGCTGGTCCGTCCGGCGCTGGCGAGTCTGGCGATCTTCACCTTCCTGGGCAACTGGAACGCGTTCCTGTGGCCACTGATCGTGATCCAGAACCCCGAGTTCCGTACGCTGCCGGTGGGGACGGCGCTCTTCAATGGGGAGGCCGGAACCCAGTGGGGCTTGATCATGGCCGCCAGCAGTCTGGCCGTGATTCCGGTGCTGATCGTCTTCGCCATCTTCCAGAAACAGATCATCGAGGGCATCGTCCTGACCGGGATGAAGGGGTGA
- a CDS encoding carbohydrate ABC transporter permease, whose amino-acid sequence MRRHQTRTAYTFLLVPLLFFLIVRFLPTLSALRLSLFDWNILKEQQPFVGTDNYQRLLTDGKFAQALKNTALYTVIGVPVQIALGLLVALLLNKIRALRGVFRALYFAPYVTPIVAAAWVWQWLFSPQFGPVNTFLVWLHIPPQNFLTSPDQALATTAALVVWQNLGFQVVLFLAGLSAIPRSYYEAAEIDGAGSSQAFWKITWPLLNPTIVFSVVTGTIAYLQLFTQVVNLNFTDQGGPLGSTTTVALYIYQLAFGRFQMGYASAITVVLFVIILAITLVQLRFLTRRYDL is encoded by the coding sequence ATGCGGCGGCACCAGACCCGCACGGCCTACACCTTTTTGCTGGTGCCCTTGCTCTTCTTCCTGATTGTGCGCTTCCTGCCCACCCTCTCGGCGCTTCGCCTGAGTCTGTTCGACTGGAACATCCTCAAAGAGCAGCAGCCGTTCGTCGGCACCGACAACTACCAGCGTCTGTTGACCGACGGCAAGTTCGCTCAAGCGCTCAAGAACACCGCGCTGTACACCGTCATCGGCGTCCCGGTGCAGATCGCGCTGGGACTGCTGGTCGCCCTGCTGCTCAACAAGATCCGCGCCCTGCGCGGCGTGTTCCGGGCGCTGTACTTCGCCCCCTACGTCACCCCCATCGTGGCGGCCGCGTGGGTCTGGCAGTGGCTGTTCAGCCCGCAGTTCGGTCCGGTCAACACCTTTCTGGTCTGGCTGCACATCCCCCCGCAGAACTTCCTGACCTCCCCGGATCAGGCGCTGGCCACCACCGCAGCGCTGGTGGTGTGGCAGAACCTGGGGTTTCAGGTCGTGCTGTTCCTGGCCGGGCTCTCGGCCATTCCCCGCAGCTATTACGAGGCCGCCGAGATCGACGGGGCGGGCAGTTCGCAGGCCTTCTGGAAGATCACCTGGCCGCTGCTCAACCCCACCATCGTCTTCAGCGTGGTGACCGGGACCATCGCGTACCTGCAACTGTTCACGCAGGTGGTCAACCTGAACTTCACCGATCAGGGTGGGCCGCTGGGCAGCACCACCACGGTGGCGCTGTACATCTACCAGCTCGCGTTCGGGCGCTTCCAGATGGGCTACGCCTCAGCCATCACGGTGGTGCTGTTCGTGATCATCCTGGCCATCACCCTGGTGCAGCTGCGCTTCCTGACCCGGCGGTATGACCTGTGA
- a CDS encoding extracellular solute-binding protein, whose protein sequence is MNKVLALALGLSLASASAAPVTLTYWQYEYASKVDAMNDLIKKFEAANPDIKIKQETFPYDAYSQKVASSVPAGQGPDVVNLYYGWLPQYVDAGYLQPLPAKEFPTATIDSTYAPMVKTSKMDGKYYALPTAVRTLALFYNKDLFKQAGIAQPPRTWEDLIADGQKIVKGAPPRYTTLGFGIQPDGQDYHVLREVLVRQFGGQPYGKDGKTVTYDSAAGTKAMTFYTDLQTKYKLGVPNFFPGNNSYRDAFIAGKVGMIIDGSFAINTIKDGAKFNWGVAPLPVLASNPNEKDNFGSYWVNGITKNAKGDKLDAAVKFLKFLTSADTQRYWLENVGEIPASRSLAADPNLLKNPVYGPFIASLPYASSTVFVDEAGQRKAWVDAINTVLLKGAKPADAVKQAAADEQKILNSYYK, encoded by the coding sequence ATGAACAAGGTACTTGCCCTGGCCCTCGGCCTGTCCCTCGCCTCTGCGTCCGCCGCGCCGGTCACACTGACCTACTGGCAGTACGAGTACGCCAGCAAGGTCGACGCCATGAACGACCTGATCAAGAAGTTTGAGGCCGCCAACCCTGACATCAAGATCAAGCAGGAAACCTTCCCCTACGACGCGTACAGCCAGAAAGTGGCCTCCAGCGTCCCGGCGGGACAGGGACCAGATGTGGTGAACTTGTATTACGGCTGGCTGCCGCAGTACGTGGACGCCGGGTACCTGCAACCCCTCCCCGCCAAGGAATTCCCAACGGCCACCATCGACAGCACTTACGCCCCGATGGTGAAGACCTCCAAGATGGACGGCAAGTACTACGCCCTGCCCACGGCTGTCCGCACCCTGGCGCTGTTTTACAACAAAGACCTGTTCAAGCAGGCCGGCATTGCCCAGCCTCCCCGGACCTGGGAAGACCTGATCGCAGATGGACAGAAAATCGTTAAGGGCGCGCCGCCCCGGTACACCACGCTGGGATTCGGCATCCAGCCCGACGGTCAGGACTACCACGTGCTGCGTGAGGTGCTGGTACGCCAGTTCGGCGGCCAGCCGTACGGCAAGGACGGCAAGACCGTCACCTACGACAGCGCGGCGGGCACCAAAGCGATGACCTTTTACACCGATCTGCAAACCAAATACAAGCTGGGCGTGCCGAACTTCTTCCCCGGCAACAACAGTTACCGCGACGCCTTTATCGCGGGCAAGGTGGGCATGATCATCGACGGCTCGTTTGCCATCAACACCATCAAAGACGGAGCGAAGTTCAACTGGGGGGTGGCGCCGCTCCCCGTGCTTGCCAGCAACCCCAATGAAAAGGACAACTTCGGCTCGTACTGGGTCAATGGCATCACCAAGAACGCCAAGGGCGACAAACTGGACGCCGCCGTCAAATTCCTGAAATTCCTCACCAGCGCGGACACGCAGCGCTACTGGCTGGAAAACGTGGGCGAGATTCCCGCCAGCCGCAGTCTGGCCGCCGATCCCAACCTGCTCAAAAACCCGGTCTACGGGCCGTTCATCGCCAGTCTGCCCTACGCGTCCTCCACGGTGTTCGTGGATGAGGCCGGGCAGCGCAAGGCCTGGGTGGACGCGATCAACACGGTGTTGCTCAAAGGGGCCAAGCCTGCCGACGCCGTCAAGCAGGCCGCCGCCGATGAACAGAAGATCCTGAACAGCTACTACAAATAA